A stretch of the Hydra vulgaris chromosome 09, alternate assembly HydraT2T_AEP genome encodes the following:
- the LOC136085291 gene encoding uncharacterized protein LOC136085291, whose amino-acid sequence MSKKCNLSLETRSLIDALAKDGRSIRYIEKLLKIPQLTVSNTIRRFKCTGTNKDRKKTRRPCKTSKAKDKSVILSCEGNRRLAAQEITSNFTAAHNKNISERTIRGRLKTVGLNERVAVGKPLLKPINRKKRLQWALAYSN is encoded by the coding sequence atgtcaaaGAAATGTAATTTATCACTAGAAACGCGTTCTTTAATAGATGCTCTGGCAAAAGATGGTCGTTCTATTAGATATATTGAAAAACTGTTGAAAATACCGCAATTAACAGTGAGTAATACTATTCGTCGGTTTAAATGCACTGGTACAAATAAAgataggaaaaaaactagacgtcCCTGCAAAACATCAAAGGCTAAAGACAAGTCAGTTATACTCTCATGTGAAGGAAATAGACGATTAGCAGCCCAAGAAATAACATCTAACTTCACTGCtgctcataataaaaatatttcagaaagaACTATAAGAGGTCGCTTGAAAACCGTCGGCTTAAATGAGAGAGTCGCTGTTGGCAAACCTCTTCTAAAACCAATAAATCGGAAAAAGAGGCTTCAATGGGCTCTAGCATATTCAAATTGA
- the LOC136085292 gene encoding zinc finger MYM-type protein 1-like, whose amino-acid sequence MAERKKLSGAQFRKRRAANEGFKTKQAGSLLKYLCSPQRNENVTNELKNQVEADREADEMTVSEEFELHNVIHVAHKESEVHKIDKFSGLYANYSDPATWVVFDDEMRQLLIEHGPKQIDQFDFPKDSMQRKFSKSHYNRRLVNGDEVRRHWLQYSVSNDSVYCFCCKLFTSSRTTASPLSSYGSHDWKNMSAILSGHEKSSEHLANFQSWKEFELRLRNNNTIDAEHLRLVKKEEQYWQQILKRLIALVRVLGMQNLAFRGTHEKLNTADNGNFLKFVEFLALFDPLMDEHLRKIKDNETHVHYLGKDIQNELIHQLSNAIKQKVLKSACDAKYFSIIIDCTPDAGHVEQMTMIIRFLDVISYPKNGVAATAYIKEHFLDFVPLKETTGAGMAETIIKQLDEMSLSIENLRGQGYDNGRNMRGKNKGVQRRILDVNPRALFIPCCAHTLNLAVNDAVKCCLEATAFFDLVQHVYVFFSASTRRWEVLTRYVSNLTVKPLSETRWESRIDASKLLRELKSISRRVERCTLPLDY is encoded by the coding sequence ATggcagaaagaaaaaaattgtccGGTGCGCAATTTCGTAAACGACGAGCTGCAAACGAAgggtttaaaacaaaacaggCTGGTTCTTTGTTAAAGTATTTATGTTCACCGCAGAGAAATGAAAATGTCacaaatgagttaaaaaatcaagttgAAGCAGACAGAGAAGCCGATGAGATGACAGTATCAGAAGAGTTTGAATTACATAATGTAATACACGTAGCACACAAAGAATCTGAAGTgcataaaattgataaattctCTGGTCTATATGCTAATTATAGCGATCCGGCTACTTGGGTCGTATTTGATGATGAGATGCGACAACTTTTGATAGAACACGGACCAAAACAAATCGATCAGTTTGACTTTCCTAAGGACAGTAtgcaaagaaaattttcaaaaagccATTACAACCGCCGGCTTGTCAATGGAGATGAAGTTCGCAGGCATTGGCTGCAGTATTCTGTAAGTAACGACTCTGTGTATTGTTTCTGCTGCAAACTGTTTACCAGTAGCAGAACAACTGCATCACCTCTTTCTTCGTATGGTTCACATGATTGGAAAAATATGTCCGCAATTCTGTCAGGGCATGAGAAAAGCAGTGAACATCTAGCGAATTTTCAGTCATGGAAAGAGTTTGAGCTGCGACTGCGAAACAATAATACAATTGATGCCGAACATTTGCGtcttgttaaaaaagaagaacaGTATTGGCAGCAAATCTTGAAACGGCTAATAGCTTTAGTTAGAGTTCTTGGTATGCAAAATCTTGCTTTTCGTGGAACACATGAGAAACTGAACACTGCTGATAACGGAAACTTTCTGAAATTTGTGGAATTTTTAGCTTTGTTTGACCCACTTATGGATGAGCATCTTCGAAAGATTAAAGACAATGAAACACATGTACATTACCTAGGCAAAGACATACAAAATGAATTGATTCACCAATTATCCAATGCAATCAAACAAAAAGTTCTTAAATCTGCTTGTGATGCTAAgtacttttcaataattatagATTGCACACCTGATGCTGGTCATGTTGAACAAATGACTATGATCATTCGCTTTTTGGATGTGATTTCATATCCAAAAAATGGCGTTGCAGCAACAGCATATATAAAGGAACATTTCTTAGATTTTGTGCCTCTAAAGGAGACAACTGGTGCTGGTATGGCTGAAACTATCATTAAGCAGTTAGACGAGATGTCTTTATCTATTGAAAACTTACGCGGTCAAGGTTATGACAACGGCAGAAATATGAGGGGGAAAAATAAGGGTGTCCAACGAAGAATTTTAGATGTCAATCCCCGAGCATTGTTTATTCCTTGCTGTGCCCATACATTGAATTTGGCTGTTAACGATGCTGTTAAATGTTGCTTAGAAGCAACAGCCTTCTTTGATCTGGTACAACATGTATATGTATTCTTTTCTGCATCAACTCGTCGCTGGGAAGTTTTAACACGATATGTTTCTAATCTCACTGTTAAACCACTGAGTGAAACAAGGTGGGAAAGCCGAATCGATGCTTCAAAACTTCTCCGTGAACTGAAATCAATTTCAAGACGAGTTGAAAGATGTACATTGCCACTAGATTActga